Proteins encoded together in one Flavobacterium keumense window:
- a CDS encoding PorP/SprF family type IX secretion system membrane protein translates to MKKIHNILATALLFVSSAVMAQQESVYSFYRQHMNLVNPAYVGMDSITVATTTLRKQWTGIANAPETQAVSFGTTLGKKVGFGVTVISDKTFIEKQTYVSLDFSYKLKMSETADVYFGIKAGGNSYNVNTSGLEMYNVQADPALASISTFNPNVGVGALYKEGDLYVSLSIPRLLNSKRATNDDGYASVATDSPHIYLSGGYDIPLSGEFSRLILKPSAMLRYVSGAPTSLDLTTMLQIDKTFEIGGMYRTDKAYGAMATVVISNRLQFGFAYEMSTQASLAAARNTNEMLLRFKF, encoded by the coding sequence ATGAAAAAAATTCACAATATATTAGCGACAGCACTACTTTTTGTAAGTAGTGCTGTTATGGCACAACAAGAGAGCGTTTATAGTTTTTACCGTCAACATATGAATTTAGTTAATCCAGCTTATGTAGGGATGGATAGTATAACGGTAGCAACCACCACCTTACGAAAGCAATGGACAGGTATTGCCAATGCACCCGAGACTCAGGCCGTGTCCTTTGGGACTACATTAGGAAAAAAAGTGGGTTTTGGAGTAACTGTTATTAGCGACAAAACCTTTATAGAAAAACAAACCTATGTTAGTTTGGATTTTTCCTATAAGTTAAAAATGAGTGAGACAGCAGATGTATATTTTGGTATAAAAGCAGGAGGGAATTCATACAATGTGAATACCTCGGGCTTAGAGATGTACAATGTACAGGCCGACCCAGCTTTGGCTTCGATAAGTACCTTCAATCCTAATGTTGGAGTAGGAGCTTTATATAAAGAAGGCGACTTGTATGTATCGTTATCTATTCCAAGATTATTGAATTCTAAACGTGCTACTAACGATGATGGTTATGCTAGTGTAGCTACTGATAGTCCACACATCTATTTAAGTGGAGGATACGATATTCCATTGAGTGGGGAGTTTTCTAGATTAATTTTAAAACCTTCAGCGATGTTACGTTATGTCAGTGGTGCCCCAACCTCGTTAGATCTTACAACGATGTTACAAATAGACAAAACCTTTGAAATAGGAGGAATGTATAGAACAGATAAAGCCTATGGGGCTATGGCAACTGTAGTAATTAGTAATAGATTACAATTTGGATTTGCTTATGAGATGAGCACCCAAGCCTCATTAGCCGCTGCTAGAAATACTAACGAAATGCTTTTACGATTTAAATTTTAA
- a CDS encoding ATP-binding protein: MLFSEILGQEYIKSHLTQSANLGRIPHAQLFVGPEGSGTLPMAIAYAQYILCSNSNGENRGENESCNLKFDKISHPDLHFIYPTVSTEDVKNKPKSIDFISDWRAFVLQNPYGGLFDWYTTLGVNNKQGLIRVEDASDIVKTLSLKSYEGGYKVMIIWMADKMNVEASNKLLKLLEEPPEKTVFILISEQEEDIIQTIRSRCQVIHFGVLSESCIAEALVINNKIDHKRAATIAHQAQGNYNKALHLCKNEDDEFPFDEWFVTWVRAAFKAKGNAAAIQDLIQWSEQIAGLGRETQKKFLVFCIEMFRQALLLNYETPSLVYLEPKVEKFQLANFAPFVNGNNIQDIFNELSDAMYHIERNGNAKIILTDLSIKLTRLIHKK; the protein is encoded by the coding sequence ATGCTTTTTTCAGAAATTTTAGGACAAGAATATATTAAAAGTCATTTGACCCAAAGTGCTAACTTGGGTAGGATTCCACACGCTCAATTATTTGTAGGGCCAGAGGGTAGTGGCACACTCCCAATGGCTATTGCTTATGCACAATACATTTTGTGTAGCAATTCTAATGGAGAAAATAGGGGCGAAAATGAATCCTGCAACCTCAAGTTTGATAAAATTTCGCATCCTGATTTACATTTTATATACCCAACTGTCAGTACAGAAGATGTAAAAAACAAACCCAAAAGCATTGATTTCATTTCAGATTGGAGAGCATTTGTGCTTCAAAATCCATACGGCGGGTTATTTGATTGGTACACCACGCTTGGCGTCAATAACAAACAAGGTCTGATTAGAGTAGAAGATGCTAGCGATATTGTAAAGACATTGTCGCTAAAATCATATGAAGGAGGTTATAAAGTAATGATTATCTGGATGGCCGATAAAATGAATGTAGAGGCATCTAATAAATTGCTGAAATTACTAGAAGAACCACCTGAAAAAACCGTTTTTATCCTCATTTCTGAACAAGAAGAAGACATCATTCAAACGATACGGTCTCGATGTCAAGTAATTCATTTTGGCGTATTGTCAGAAAGCTGTATTGCTGAGGCTTTGGTAATCAACAACAAAATAGATCATAAACGAGCCGCAACTATAGCACATCAAGCACAAGGAAATTACAATAAAGCCTTGCATTTATGTAAAAATGAAGACGATGAATTTCCTTTTGATGAATGGTTTGTCACTTGGGTTCGTGCCGCTTTTAAAGCCAAAGGAAATGCTGCTGCAATTCAAGATTTAATTCAATGGAGTGAACAAATTGCTGGTTTAGGTAGAGAAACACAAAAGAAGTTTTTAGTATTCTGTATTGAAATGTTTCGACAAGCATTATTACTTAATTATGAAACTCCAAGCTTAGTATATTTAGAACCTAAGGTTGAAAAATTCCAATTAGCTAACTTTGCTCCTTTTGTAAATGGAAATAACATACAGGACATTTTCAATGAATTGTCTGATGCTATGTATCATATTGAACGCAATGGAAATGCTAAAATTATACTTACCGATTTATCTATAAAATTAACCCGTTTAATCCATAAAAAATAA
- a CDS encoding DoxX family protein → MNNTASILILVFLAITFLQSGYDKLFYWKDNIAWLKEHFAKTQLKNHVPLALLHVLILELISTILCAVGAIELLLSSGRLFGYYGAVFSCITLLMLLVGQRLAKDYDGARTIVIYFIPAVMAVYWLN, encoded by the coding sequence ATGAATAATACTGCATCTATTTTAATTTTAGTTTTTTTGGCTATCACCTTTCTACAATCTGGTTACGACAAGCTCTTTTATTGGAAAGATAATATAGCTTGGCTAAAAGAACATTTTGCAAAAACTCAATTAAAAAATCATGTCCCTTTGGCCCTATTACATGTGTTAATTTTAGAATTAATTTCAACTATATTATGTGCTGTTGGCGCGATAGAATTACTGTTGAGTAGCGGCAGACTTTTTGGATATTATGGTGCTGTTTTTTCTTGTATCACATTATTGATGCTTTTAGTAGGACAACGTTTAGCCAAAGACTATGATGGCGCAAGAACTATCGTGATTTATTTTATCCCGGCAGTAATGGCCGTGTATTGGCTTAATTAA
- a CDS encoding gliding motility-associated C-terminal domain-containing protein, producing MKKKLLFSKNSVRNFFLTLVFLFSSITYSQDVLVIFGSTSGPDLTTATNLATRLRNLNVFNSVTGVHLNSTTQSQFTLSYLNQFDAVMIATNAGYSASWGFDATLRDYVNAGGGVAVMMFANASIPLGNNWPYKVLIPASQSNGPTSIGAVQLPDHPALKFPYNINTSTWNIGSTFSSTGTTLASGAYSIFKFSDGRPGLQALENVGTSGYGRVIDLAIWPDYSSGYYANGDKLIANVLTWLMGTIQISQTGNCITSNQSTFNFIDNNSSNPVVSYSWNFGDGTTSTSATPTKVYNTVGNFIVNVTVTRQNAQQQTYGTSLTIYDLPSTANAGSDVTLATGTTSTTLTPTAPTSGIGTWTRVSGPNTPTLSQTNNIATLSGLTNGSYVYRWTVTSGTCTASVDEVNLTVGTPSSVLTSSVASLTGFSTCTGTASADQSFTVSGTLLTGNVTVTAPTGFEVSLSSGTGFGSSVTIPASGTLAATTVYTRLVSTATAGAKSGNITVASTGATTQNVAASGTVNTAALLGIQNSLCASQGLYWSTWNTVNATTASGKIGNVNVMVTHSAGGLSTTSSMFNHNSFPAQYSVPNGATLRNDLAGTFTFTFDQPVNNPQVAFSSIGNPTTPVGLTTSVPYQVIWNGSGMTYNSNTTLTGQEGFTIVKFPGTHTSITIQYDQNETYANIAFGAENFNCSTPTVCAGQPITLTASNGSSYQWSPNTGLSATNTAQVIATPTSTTTYTVIDPTNSCATPVSVTINVNSLPSAPTAAATQLFCPGATVATLQATPTAGDTIQWYAASTGGSALASTTALVAGTTYYAQSVNSNGCGSLRTPVVVATNNALHLDGVNDRVDLTSNSIQDGATAFTIEAWIKPDNSNWDGQYHAIFGKQGNTSRNPSFYLKDGKIHIDSYEDGTNTRFDLLTDQALISRNVWSHIALVKEGTIFKVYVNGNLAATTPAPNAVNVVGTYQLGFIDNYYAGLLDEVRFWNVSRSQSDIQSTMNVPLSGTETGLVDYFNFNQGVIGGTNSSITSLLDNTSNINNGTLVNFALSGNTSNYVSGFFPQITGPTTLVAQNTITLAHPISGGTWTSASTGVATVNASTGVVTGVSGGTVVITYTYCNQSTTYTVTVNALPTISTISNQILCANRTPSPVQFVVGDLETPLANLGISVTSSNATLLPISNISFSGTTGARTMNYTTVSGEFGTSTVTITINDLNGGVTSQTFTVQVDPDKIATSSGAITLQAGTPIVVDSDLGVNDTNTINGAMVLISGGFVSGDVLTYTGSLPSGVSQSYNSSTGVLTFTGNMTPSEAQSILRAVTINTTSNNPQDRTVTFTLGSALPFVENNHFYQFITAPGISWTNAKAAAEQLTFFGMQGYLTTVTSAAENQFVRSKIQGQGWMGASDEQTEGVWKWMTGPEAGQQFWQGRSNGSAVGGFYNNWYPGEPNDYGSGEDYAHFVIDGTWNDYPLSLGGIQGYVVEFGGLGNDPCIVLSASKTVNVVVNVAPTNITLSSSSISENNAVGAVIGTLSSTDADAGDTHSYTLVSGNGNTDNASFTIVGNQLKAAEAFDYELKNSYSIRVRTTDAGGLNFEKVFTITINNINETPVLSVSQNSYVGVVSVAFTTITVSNAGGPVTNYSISPALPTGLSFNTTTGAITGTPRVAMATRSYTISGTNSDGTGTVTFNLFIDQDTDGDGILDSVDTDDDGDSVLDVNDAFPLDRTEWLDTDRDGIGNNADTDDDNDGILDTCDADVNGDGIPDNGTDMDSDGIIDSCDPDRDGDGVNNTSDNCPNIPNRDQADRDRDGLGDVCDTVELNIAEGITPNGDGINDTWVIYNIENHPGSIVRVFNPNGAQVYYSANYQNNWSGNYQGSSEMLPIGSYFYQIDLSGDGTIDAQGWIYITK from the coding sequence ATGAAGAAAAAATTACTTTTTTCAAAAAACTCAGTTAGAAACTTTTTTCTTACATTAGTTTTTTTATTTTCAAGTATTACGTATTCTCAAGATGTACTAGTTATTTTTGGTTCAACTTCTGGACCAGATTTAACTACAGCAACAAATTTAGCAACTAGATTGCGCAATTTGAATGTTTTTAATTCCGTTACGGGTGTACATTTAAATTCAACTACTCAATCTCAATTTACTTTGAGTTATTTGAATCAATTTGATGCCGTGATGATAGCAACAAATGCAGGATATTCAGCTTCTTGGGGATTTGATGCTACACTAAGGGATTATGTAAATGCAGGAGGAGGAGTTGCAGTTATGATGTTTGCAAATGCCTCTATACCATTAGGGAATAATTGGCCATATAAAGTTTTGATTCCAGCATCTCAATCAAATGGACCAACTTCTATTGGAGCAGTTCAATTGCCGGATCATCCCGCATTAAAGTTTCCATATAATATTAATACTTCTACATGGAATATAGGAAGTACTTTTAGTTCAACTGGAACAACTTTGGCTTCTGGTGCATATTCAATTTTTAAATTTTCAGATGGGCGTCCAGGTTTACAAGCTCTTGAAAATGTGGGAACATCTGGATATGGAAGGGTAATCGATTTAGCAATTTGGCCAGATTATTCAAGTGGATATTATGCTAACGGTGATAAATTAATAGCCAATGTTTTAACTTGGTTAATGGGTACAATTCAAATCTCGCAAACAGGAAATTGTATTACCTCTAATCAATCTACATTTAATTTTATTGATAATAATAGCAGCAACCCAGTTGTAAGTTACTCATGGAATTTCGGGGATGGTACTACGTCTACTTCTGCTACACCAACTAAAGTATACAATACTGTAGGCAACTTTATTGTAAATGTTACTGTAACAAGGCAAAATGCTCAACAACAGACTTATGGGACTAGTTTAACAATATATGATTTACCTTCAACAGCAAATGCAGGTAGTGATGTTACTTTAGCAACAGGAACAACATCTACAACTTTGACACCTACAGCACCTACGTCAGGAATAGGCACTTGGACTAGAGTTAGTGGCCCTAATACTCCTACTTTATCTCAAACAAATAATATTGCAACATTATCAGGATTAACTAACGGTTCTTATGTGTATCGTTGGACAGTGACTAGCGGTACTTGTACAGCGTCTGTAGACGAAGTTAATTTAACAGTTGGAACCCCTTCTTCCGTTCTAACTTCTTCTGTAGCCTCTTTAACAGGTTTTTCAACTTGTACAGGGACTGCTTCTGCCGATCAATCGTTTACGGTTTCAGGGACTTTATTAACAGGAAACGTTACTGTAACCGCGCCAACAGGTTTTGAAGTTTCGTTGTCAAGTGGGACAGGCTTTGGATCATCGGTTACTATTCCTGCTTCAGGCACTTTGGCTGCTACCACCGTGTATACACGATTAGTGTCTACGGCTACAGCTGGAGCAAAGAGCGGTAACATTACCGTAGCCTCAACAGGAGCTACTACACAAAATGTAGCAGCATCAGGAACCGTTAATACGGCAGCATTGTTAGGGATTCAAAACTCTTTATGTGCAAGTCAAGGATTGTATTGGTCCACATGGAATACCGTTAATGCAACCACTGCTTCGGGTAAAATAGGGAATGTTAACGTAATGGTAACTCATTCAGCAGGAGGTTTGTCTACAACATCTTCCATGTTTAATCACAACTCGTTTCCAGCACAATATAGTGTGCCTAACGGAGCAACACTTCGTAATGACTTAGCAGGTACTTTTACGTTTACATTTGATCAGCCAGTAAATAATCCTCAGGTCGCTTTTTCAAGTATTGGTAATCCAACTACTCCAGTAGGTCTAACCACGTCTGTTCCGTACCAAGTGATTTGGAACGGTTCAGGAATGACTTATAATTCAAATACTACTTTGACGGGTCAAGAAGGATTTACCATAGTAAAATTTCCAGGAACACATACTAGTATAACGATTCAATACGATCAAAACGAAACGTATGCTAATATTGCTTTTGGGGCTGAGAATTTCAACTGTTCTACTCCTACAGTTTGTGCGGGACAACCAATAACCTTAACAGCTAGTAACGGGTCTAGTTATCAATGGTCCCCAAATACAGGATTAAGTGCTACTAATACAGCACAAGTTATTGCAACCCCTACTAGTACCACTACTTATACAGTAATAGATCCAACAAATTCTTGTGCAACTCCTGTTTCTGTAACTATCAATGTAAACTCATTGCCTTCGGCTCCAACAGCTGCTGCTACACAATTATTTTGCCCAGGAGCAACGGTAGCAACTTTGCAAGCTACTCCTACCGCTGGAGATACTATTCAGTGGTATGCGGCATCAACTGGTGGAAGCGCTTTGGCAAGTACAACTGCGTTAGTTGCCGGAACTACTTATTATGCACAATCGGTTAATAGTAATGGCTGTGGTAGTTTAAGAACTCCTGTGGTTGTAGCGACTAATAATGCACTTCATTTAGACGGTGTAAACGACAGAGTAGACTTAACTTCAAACAGTATACAAGACGGAGCTACAGCCTTCACTATCGAAGCTTGGATTAAGCCAGACAATTCTAACTGGGATGGTCAATATCATGCTATTTTTGGTAAACAAGGTAATACTTCAAGAAATCCTTCTTTTTATTTAAAAGATGGAAAAATCCATATAGATTCTTATGAAGATGGAACAAATACTCGTTTCGATCTTTTAACAGATCAGGCTTTAATTTCGAGAAACGTATGGAGTCATATTGCTTTAGTTAAGGAAGGAACAATATTTAAAGTATATGTTAATGGAAATTTAGCAGCTACGACACCAGCGCCAAATGCAGTGAATGTCGTAGGAACTTATCAATTAGGTTTCATTGATAATTACTATGCAGGATTATTAGATGAAGTTCGTTTTTGGAACGTTTCAAGAAGCCAAAGCGACATTCAATCTACAATGAACGTTCCATTGTCTGGAACTGAAACAGGATTGGTTGATTATTTCAATTTTAATCAAGGGGTTATTGGAGGAACTAATTCAAGTATTACTTCTTTACTAGATAATACCTCAAATATTAATAATGGGACTTTAGTTAATTTTGCTTTATCAGGAAACACTAGTAACTATGTGTCTGGTTTCTTCCCACAAATAACAGGCCCAACTACTTTGGTTGCACAAAATACGATTACATTAGCTCACCCTATTTCAGGAGGTACATGGACATCGGCTTCTACCGGAGTAGCTACGGTTAATGCTAGTACTGGAGTAGTTACTGGAGTATCAGGAGGAACAGTAGTAATTACATATACTTATTGCAATCAAAGTACTACTTATACTGTTACAGTAAACGCTTTACCAACAATATCAACGATTTCGAATCAGATTTTATGTGCAAATCGTACACCTAGTCCTGTTCAGTTTGTGGTAGGTGATTTGGAGACTCCGTTGGCCAACTTAGGTATTTCGGTAACTTCGTCAAATGCGACCTTATTACCAATATCTAATATTAGTTTTTCTGGCACAACAGGAGCAAGAACGATGAATTACACTACCGTTTCAGGAGAGTTTGGCACTTCGACAGTTACTATTACTATTAATGATTTAAATGGAGGAGTAACCTCACAGACTTTTACGGTTCAGGTGGATCCAGATAAGATAGCTACTTCATCGGGAGCAATTACGCTACAAGCGGGTACCCCAATTGTAGTAGACTCTGATTTGGGGGTTAATGATACCAATACGATTAATGGCGCTATGGTATTAATTAGTGGCGGATTTGTTTCGGGTGACGTTTTAACTTATACAGGATCACTTCCAAGTGGTGTGAGTCAAAGTTATAATTCGAGTACAGGGGTATTAACTTTTACAGGAAACATGACTCCTTCAGAAGCTCAGTCGATATTACGTGCTGTTACTATTAACACTACTTCAAATAATCCACAAGACAGAACGGTAACTTTTACCTTAGGTTCAGCCTTGCCTTTTGTAGAGAATAATCACTTTTATCAGTTTATTACTGCCCCAGGAATTAGTTGGACAAATGCAAAAGCAGCCGCTGAGCAATTAACCTTTTTTGGTATGCAAGGTTATTTAACTACTGTAACTAGCGCTGCTGAAAATCAATTTGTTCGTTCAAAGATTCAAGGACAAGGTTGGATGGGCGCAAGTGATGAGCAAACAGAGGGCGTTTGGAAATGGATGACAGGACCAGAGGCAGGTCAACAGTTTTGGCAAGGACGAAGTAATGGTTCAGCTGTAGGAGGGTTTTACAATAATTGGTACCCAGGCGAACCAAATGATTATGGCTCAGGCGAAGATTATGCTCATTTTGTAATCGATGGTACTTGGAACGATTATCCATTATCATTGGGTGGTATTCAAGGATATGTAGTAGAATTCGGAGGTTTAGGAAACGATCCATGTATCGTTTTATCAGCTAGTAAGACTGTAAATGTTGTGGTAAATGTAGCCCCAACTAATATTACATTAAGTTCAAGTTCAATTAGTGAGAACAATGCTGTAGGAGCTGTTATAGGTACTTTAAGTAGTACTGATGCCGATGCGGGAGATACTCACAGTTATACTTTAGTAAGTGGTAATGGTAATACAGATAACGCAAGTTTTACAATTGTTGGAAACCAATTAAAAGCAGCAGAAGCTTTTGATTATGAACTTAAGAATAGTTATAGTATTAGAGTAAGAACAACTGATGCAGGAGGTTTGAATTTTGAAAAAGTATTTACAATAACGATAAACAATATAAATGAAACTCCTGTTTTGAGTGTGTCTCAAAATAGTTATGTAGGAGTTGTTTCAGTTGCCTTTACTACCATTACGGTTTCAAATGCAGGAGGTCCGGTTACTAATTATTCAATTAGTCCGGCTCTACCAACAGGTTTGTCGTTTAATACAACAACTGGAGCTATAACAGGAACCCCTAGAGTAGCTATGGCTACACGTAGTTATACCATTTCAGGAACCAACTCAGACGGAACCGGAACAGTAACCTTTAATTTATTTATAGATCAAGATACTGATGGCGATGGAATATTAGATTCTGTTGATACAGATGATGATGGGGATAGTGTTTTAGATGTTAACGACGCCTTTCCGTTAGACAGAACGGAGTGGTTAGACACGGACCGAGATGGTATTGGGAATAATGCTGATACAGATGATGACAATGATGGCATCTTAGATACTTGTGATGCTGATGTAAACGGCGATGGTATACCAGATAATGGTACTGACATGGATTCAGACGGGATCATTGATAGTTGTGATCCAGATAGGGATGGAGACGGAGTGAATAATACTTCAGATAACTGTCCAAACATACCAAACAGAGATCAAGCTGATAGAGACCGTGATGGATTAGGAGATGTTTGTGATACAGTTGAACTTAACATTGCAGAGGGTATTACACCAAATGGAGATGGTATTAATGACACTTGGGTAATTTATAACATTGAGAACCATCCAGGATCTATTGTTCGTGTATTCAACCCAAATGGAGCTCAAGTATATTACTCGGCTAATTATCAAAATAATTGGTCAGGAAATTACCAAGGCAGCAGCGAAATGTTACCAATAGGCTCTTATTTTTATCAAATTGATTTATCAGGAGATGGTACTATTGATGCTCAAGGATGGATATATATTACAAAATAA
- a CDS encoding acyl-CoA thioesterase, translating into MTPKYPSDSLTVLTDLVLPSETNHLNNLFGGELLARMDRAASIAAQRHSRNICVTASVNHVAFTKAIPLGSVVTVEAKVSRSFNSSMEIYIDVWIEDRASGNRTKTMEAIYTFVAVDATGKPVEVPPIIPQTELEQQRFDAALRRKQLSLVLAGKMKPNDATELKALFLKE; encoded by the coding sequence ATGACACCTAAATACCCTTCAGATTCTTTAACTGTTTTAACCGACTTAGTTTTACCAAGTGAAACCAATCACTTGAATAATCTTTTTGGAGGAGAATTGTTAGCCCGAATGGATAGAGCGGCGAGTATTGCAGCGCAACGACATTCGAGAAATATTTGTGTGACTGCTTCTGTGAACCATGTGGCGTTTACCAAAGCCATTCCGCTAGGAAGCGTAGTAACCGTTGAGGCCAAAGTATCCCGATCATTCAATAGTTCTATGGAAATTTATATTGACGTTTGGATTGAAGACCGTGCCTCTGGCAATAGAACCAAAACAATGGAAGCGATATATACTTTTGTTGCTGTTGATGCTACCGGAAAACCTGTTGAGGTTCCGCCAATTATTCCTCAAACCGAATTAGAACAACAGCGTTTTGATGCCGCATTACGTCGCAAGCAATTAAGTTTGGTTTTAGCAGGCAAAATGAAACCCAACGATGCCACCGAATTAAAAGCTCTTTTTTTAAAAGAATAG